In Stigmatopora nigra isolate UIUO_SnigA chromosome 11, RoL_Snig_1.1, whole genome shotgun sequence, the following proteins share a genomic window:
- the lrch1 gene encoding leucine-rich repeat and calponin homology domain-containing protein 1 isoform X2, with amino-acid sequence MEVPLAAQLAAPPPGHNLINGGPAPPNNRGLERALEEATISGSLNLSARKLKEFPRTAAGLDLSDTVEADLSKNRLSDVPSEVCHLVALETLNLYHNCIRSIPDTIISLHSLTALNLSRNQLSSLPACLCTLPLRVLNASNNKLVSLPESVGQLHRLMELDISCNELTTLPRHIGRLRELRELNVRRNLLCVLPEDLSDLPLVKLDFSCNKVSTIPLSYRKMTHLQVLRLENNPLQSPPAQICLKGKIHIFKYLCMEACRSDKMADALYLPVIERLSLTRVEDIEQQRKQDSDSGVGSDIGDKRLSATEPSDEDSLSLNVPMSHITEEDGLSKDDSSDHISSLTDPSSEPVRLIEESPTEALREQLVYQETAAPLTSYIKEHATATSDLDEPLRIDEDTHWNTEQQSEVSQECEVQLDMISQLKEAVELLQDPSRINLEQEDLCGVRLYPVEMVNVEESVNGQDSDDEVMTRKHEEDLGGGYEFQKKRQMILEKARFEAQLAFRQYELHMSVKRLDQSPNPSSSAPFGLKPRSVFLRSHKSVESVDPQFTMRRKMEQLREELELTEILRESIESRLKVVLPDDLGTSLMDGVVLCHLANYIRPRSVASIHVPSPAVPKLSMAKCRRNVENFLDACRRIGVPERSLCSPYDITQRRLPSLCVTVETLLGGKRTGGTPARIKSTPVAAPRPPNSVSVTTQTPPPQTWHWWDLIGCSLVHILCLLLMFAVYLWSELT; translated from the exons ATGGAGGTGCCCCTCGCCGCCCAGCTTGCCGCACCGCCGCCCGGCCACAATCTCATCAACGGAGGGCCCGCTCCGCCCAACAACCGCGGCTTGGAGCGGGCGCTGGAGGAGGCGACCATCAGCGGATCGCTCAACCTCAGTGCCAGAAAACTCAAGGAGTTCCCGAGGACAGCCGCCGGACTCGATCTAAGCGACACGGTGGAGGCAG atcTGTCCAAGAACCGTCTGTCAGACGTCCCCTCTGAAGTTTGCCACTTGGTGGCTTTGGAGACCCTCAACCTGTACCACAACTGCATCAGGAGCATCCCAGACACAATCATCAGCCTGCACTCCCTCACCGCGCTCAACCTCAG TCGCAACCAGCTGAGTTCGCTTCCGGCCTGCCTGTGCACTCTGCCGCTCAGAGTCCTCAACGCCAGCAACAACAAACTAGTCAGTCTACCTGAGAGTGTTGGGCAACTGCACCGCCTCATGGAGTTG GACATCAGCTGCAACGAGCTGACAACTTTACCGCGACATATTGGACGACTGCGAGAACTACGGGAGCTCAATGTACGACGGAATCTGCTCTGTGTCCTTCCAGAAG ATCTGTCCGACCTTCCACTGGTCAAGTTGGATTTCTCATGCAACAAGGTGTCTACGATTCCTTTGAGTTACCGGAAAATGACGCATCTGCAGGTCTTGCGGCTAGAGAACAACCCTCTTCAAAGTCCCCCAGCACAG ATTTGTCTCAAGGGCAAAATTCACATCTTCAAGTATCTCTGCATGGAGGCGTGTCGCAGCGACAAGATGGCTGACGCTCTCTACCTGCCCGTTATTGAGCGTCTCAGTCTAACGCG AGTGGAGGATATCGAACAGCAGAGGAAGCAAGACAGCGACTCGGGAGTCGGCAGCGACATCGGAGACAAAAGGCTATCGGCAACAGAG CCATCGGACGAAGACAGTTTAAGTCTCAACGTGCCCATGAGCCACATCACAGAGGAGGACGGACTCAGTAAAGACGACTCCAGCGACCACATCAGCTCTCTGACGG ACCCAAGCTCGGAGCCGGTGCGGCTCATCGAAGAGAGCCCTACGGAAGCGCTGAGGGAGCAGCTGGTTTACCAAGAAACTGCCGCCCCCCTTACAAGCTACATCAAG GAGCATGCGACGGCCACGTCGGACTTAGACGAGCCGCTGAGGATCGACGAAGACACGCACTGGAACACAGAGCAGCA GTCAGAGGTATCACAAGAGTGTGAGGTGCAATTGGACATGATCAGCCAGCTGAAAGAAGCTGTGGAACTGCTTCAGGATCCCAGCAG AATCAACCTGGAGCAAGAGGATCTGTGTGGAGTGCGACTCTACCCTGTGGAGATGGTCAACGTGGAAGAGTCTGTCAA cGGGCAGGACAGCGACGACGAAGTCATGACACGAAAG CACGAGGAAGATTTGGGAGGTGGATATGAGTTCCAGAAGAAGCGACAGATGATTCTAGAGAAGGCCCGCTTTGAGGCCCAGCTTGCGTTCCGCCAGTATGAATTGCACATGTCCGTCAAG CGACTGGATCAATCTCCCAATCCCTCCTCCAGCGCGCCGTTTGGACTGAAACCTCGCTCGG tTTTCCTAAGAAGCCACAAAAGTGTGGAGAGTGTCGACCCACAGTTCACTATGAGGAGGAAGATGGAGCAGCTGAGAGAAGAATTGGAGCTGACGGAAATACTCAGAGAA AGTATTGAGAGCCGCCTGAAAGTGGTTCTTCCCGACGACTTGGGCACCTCCCTGATGGATGGCGTCGTACTTTGCCATCTGGCCAATTACATTCGCCCTCGTTCCGTCGCAAGCATACATGTGCCATCGCCTGCCGTG CCCAAACTCAGTATGGCCAAGTGCCGACGGAATGTGGAGAACTTCTTGGATGCTTGTCGGAGGATTGGCGTGCCCGAG CGTTCTCTATGCTCCCCTTATGACATCACCCAACGCCGCCTGCCTTCGCTTTGCGTAACGGTTGAAACGTTGCTGGGCGGGAAGCGGACGGGGGGCACGCCAGCTCGGATAAAAAGCACCCCCGTCGCCGCTCCCCGGCCCCCGAATTCGGTCTCGGTGACCACTCAGACTCCGCCGCCCCAGACCTGGCACTGGTGGGACCTGATTGGCTGCAGCCTGGTTCACATCCTTTGCCTACTCCTCATGTTTGCCGTCTACTTGTGGAGCGAACTGACGTAA
- the lrch1 gene encoding leucine-rich repeat and calponin homology domain-containing protein 1 isoform X6 encodes MEVPLAAQLAAPPPGHNLINGGPAPPNNRGLERALEEATISGSLNLSARKLKEFPRTAAGLDLSDTVEADLSKNRLSDVPSEVCHLVALETLNLYHNCIRSIPDTIISLHSLTALNLSRNQLSSLPACLCTLPLRVLNASNNKLVSLPESVGQLHRLMELDISCNELTTLPRHIGRLRELRELNVRRNLLCVLPEDLSDLPLVKLDFSCNKVSTIPLSYRKMTHLQVLRLENNPLQSPPAQICLKGKIHIFKYLCMEACRSDKMADALYLPVIERLSLTRVEDIEQQRKQDSDSGVGSDIGDKRLSATEPSDEDSLSLNVPMSHITEEDGLSKDDSSDHISSLTDPSSEPVRLIEESPTEALREQLVYQETAAPLTSYIKEHATATSDLDEPLRIDEDTHWNTEQQSEVSQECEVQLDMISQLKEAVELLQDPSRINLEQEDLCGVRLYPVEMVNVEESVNGQDSDDEVMTRKHEEDLGGGYEFQKKRQMILEKARFEAQLAFRQYELHMSVKRLDQSPNPSSSAPFGLKPRSVFLRSHKSVESVDPQFTMRRKMEQLREELELTEILRESIESRLKVVLPDDLGTSLMDGVVLCHLANYIRPRSVASIHVPSPAVPKLSMAKCRRNVENFLDACRRIGVPEDKLCLPHHILEEKGLVKVSVMVQALLDHKPSRPGLNT; translated from the exons ATGGAGGTGCCCCTCGCCGCCCAGCTTGCCGCACCGCCGCCCGGCCACAATCTCATCAACGGAGGGCCCGCTCCGCCCAACAACCGCGGCTTGGAGCGGGCGCTGGAGGAGGCGACCATCAGCGGATCGCTCAACCTCAGTGCCAGAAAACTCAAGGAGTTCCCGAGGACAGCCGCCGGACTCGATCTAAGCGACACGGTGGAGGCAG atcTGTCCAAGAACCGTCTGTCAGACGTCCCCTCTGAAGTTTGCCACTTGGTGGCTTTGGAGACCCTCAACCTGTACCACAACTGCATCAGGAGCATCCCAGACACAATCATCAGCCTGCACTCCCTCACCGCGCTCAACCTCAG TCGCAACCAGCTGAGTTCGCTTCCGGCCTGCCTGTGCACTCTGCCGCTCAGAGTCCTCAACGCCAGCAACAACAAACTAGTCAGTCTACCTGAGAGTGTTGGGCAACTGCACCGCCTCATGGAGTTG GACATCAGCTGCAACGAGCTGACAACTTTACCGCGACATATTGGACGACTGCGAGAACTACGGGAGCTCAATGTACGACGGAATCTGCTCTGTGTCCTTCCAGAAG ATCTGTCCGACCTTCCACTGGTCAAGTTGGATTTCTCATGCAACAAGGTGTCTACGATTCCTTTGAGTTACCGGAAAATGACGCATCTGCAGGTCTTGCGGCTAGAGAACAACCCTCTTCAAAGTCCCCCAGCACAG ATTTGTCTCAAGGGCAAAATTCACATCTTCAAGTATCTCTGCATGGAGGCGTGTCGCAGCGACAAGATGGCTGACGCTCTCTACCTGCCCGTTATTGAGCGTCTCAGTCTAACGCG AGTGGAGGATATCGAACAGCAGAGGAAGCAAGACAGCGACTCGGGAGTCGGCAGCGACATCGGAGACAAAAGGCTATCGGCAACAGAG CCATCGGACGAAGACAGTTTAAGTCTCAACGTGCCCATGAGCCACATCACAGAGGAGGACGGACTCAGTAAAGACGACTCCAGCGACCACATCAGCTCTCTGACGG ACCCAAGCTCGGAGCCGGTGCGGCTCATCGAAGAGAGCCCTACGGAAGCGCTGAGGGAGCAGCTGGTTTACCAAGAAACTGCCGCCCCCCTTACAAGCTACATCAAG GAGCATGCGACGGCCACGTCGGACTTAGACGAGCCGCTGAGGATCGACGAAGACACGCACTGGAACACAGAGCAGCA GTCAGAGGTATCACAAGAGTGTGAGGTGCAATTGGACATGATCAGCCAGCTGAAAGAAGCTGTGGAACTGCTTCAGGATCCCAGCAG AATCAACCTGGAGCAAGAGGATCTGTGTGGAGTGCGACTCTACCCTGTGGAGATGGTCAACGTGGAAGAGTCTGTCAA cGGGCAGGACAGCGACGACGAAGTCATGACACGAAAG CACGAGGAAGATTTGGGAGGTGGATATGAGTTCCAGAAGAAGCGACAGATGATTCTAGAGAAGGCCCGCTTTGAGGCCCAGCTTGCGTTCCGCCAGTATGAATTGCACATGTCCGTCAAG CGACTGGATCAATCTCCCAATCCCTCCTCCAGCGCGCCGTTTGGACTGAAACCTCGCTCGG tTTTCCTAAGAAGCCACAAAAGTGTGGAGAGTGTCGACCCACAGTTCACTATGAGGAGGAAGATGGAGCAGCTGAGAGAAGAATTGGAGCTGACGGAAATACTCAGAGAA AGTATTGAGAGCCGCCTGAAAGTGGTTCTTCCCGACGACTTGGGCACCTCCCTGATGGATGGCGTCGTACTTTGCCATCTGGCCAATTACATTCGCCCTCGTTCCGTCGCAAGCATACATGTGCCATCGCCTGCCGTG CCCAAACTCAGTATGGCCAAGTGCCGACGGAATGTGGAGAACTTCTTGGATGCTTGTCGGAGGATTGGCGTGCCCGAG GACAAGCTGTGTCTACCGCATCACATCTTGGAGGAAAAAGGCCTGGTAAAAGTCAGCGTAATGGTCCAGGCCTTACTAGACCACAAGCCCTCCAGACCAGGACTGAATACGTGA
- the lrch1 gene encoding leucine-rich repeat and calponin homology domain-containing protein 1 isoform X1, giving the protein MEVPLAAQLAAPPPGHNLINGGPAPPNNRGLERALEEATISGSLNLSARKLKEFPRTAAGLDLSDTVEADLSKNRLSDVPSEVCHLVALETLNLYHNCIRSIPDTIISLHSLTALNLSRNQLSSLPACLCTLPLRVLNASNNKLVSLPESVGQLHRLMELDISCNELTTLPRHIGRLRELRELNVRRNLLCVLPEDLSDLPLVKLDFSCNKVSTIPLSYRKMTHLQVLRLENNPLQSPPAQICLKGKIHIFKYLCMEACRSDKMADALYLPVIERLSLTRVEDIEQQRKQDSDSGVGSDIGDKRLSATEPSDEDSLSLNVPMSHITEEDGLSKDDSSDHISSLTDPSSEPVRLIEESPTEALREQLVYQETAAPLTSYIKEHATATSDLDEPLRIDEDTHWNTEQQSEVSQECEVQLDMISQLKEAVELLQDPSRINLEQEDLCGVRLYPVEMVNVEESVNGQDSDDEVMTRKHEEDLGGGYEFQKKRQMILEKARFEAQLAFRQYELHMSVKRLDQSPNPSSSAPFGLKPRSAPSSLPCSPPPSPSRLSQASPLLGGFRSSRGYGGVLDRVFLRSHKSVESVDPQFTMRRKMEQLREELELTEILRESIESRLKVVLPDDLGTSLMDGVVLCHLANYIRPRSVASIHVPSPAVPKLSMAKCRRNVENFLDACRRIGVPERSLCSPYDITQRRLPSLCVTVETLLGGKRTGGTPARIKSTPVAAPRPPNSVSVTTQTPPPQTWHWWDLIGCSLVHILCLLLMFAVYLWSELT; this is encoded by the exons ATGGAGGTGCCCCTCGCCGCCCAGCTTGCCGCACCGCCGCCCGGCCACAATCTCATCAACGGAGGGCCCGCTCCGCCCAACAACCGCGGCTTGGAGCGGGCGCTGGAGGAGGCGACCATCAGCGGATCGCTCAACCTCAGTGCCAGAAAACTCAAGGAGTTCCCGAGGACAGCCGCCGGACTCGATCTAAGCGACACGGTGGAGGCAG atcTGTCCAAGAACCGTCTGTCAGACGTCCCCTCTGAAGTTTGCCACTTGGTGGCTTTGGAGACCCTCAACCTGTACCACAACTGCATCAGGAGCATCCCAGACACAATCATCAGCCTGCACTCCCTCACCGCGCTCAACCTCAG TCGCAACCAGCTGAGTTCGCTTCCGGCCTGCCTGTGCACTCTGCCGCTCAGAGTCCTCAACGCCAGCAACAACAAACTAGTCAGTCTACCTGAGAGTGTTGGGCAACTGCACCGCCTCATGGAGTTG GACATCAGCTGCAACGAGCTGACAACTTTACCGCGACATATTGGACGACTGCGAGAACTACGGGAGCTCAATGTACGACGGAATCTGCTCTGTGTCCTTCCAGAAG ATCTGTCCGACCTTCCACTGGTCAAGTTGGATTTCTCATGCAACAAGGTGTCTACGATTCCTTTGAGTTACCGGAAAATGACGCATCTGCAGGTCTTGCGGCTAGAGAACAACCCTCTTCAAAGTCCCCCAGCACAG ATTTGTCTCAAGGGCAAAATTCACATCTTCAAGTATCTCTGCATGGAGGCGTGTCGCAGCGACAAGATGGCTGACGCTCTCTACCTGCCCGTTATTGAGCGTCTCAGTCTAACGCG AGTGGAGGATATCGAACAGCAGAGGAAGCAAGACAGCGACTCGGGAGTCGGCAGCGACATCGGAGACAAAAGGCTATCGGCAACAGAG CCATCGGACGAAGACAGTTTAAGTCTCAACGTGCCCATGAGCCACATCACAGAGGAGGACGGACTCAGTAAAGACGACTCCAGCGACCACATCAGCTCTCTGACGG ACCCAAGCTCGGAGCCGGTGCGGCTCATCGAAGAGAGCCCTACGGAAGCGCTGAGGGAGCAGCTGGTTTACCAAGAAACTGCCGCCCCCCTTACAAGCTACATCAAG GAGCATGCGACGGCCACGTCGGACTTAGACGAGCCGCTGAGGATCGACGAAGACACGCACTGGAACACAGAGCAGCA GTCAGAGGTATCACAAGAGTGTGAGGTGCAATTGGACATGATCAGCCAGCTGAAAGAAGCTGTGGAACTGCTTCAGGATCCCAGCAG AATCAACCTGGAGCAAGAGGATCTGTGTGGAGTGCGACTCTACCCTGTGGAGATGGTCAACGTGGAAGAGTCTGTCAA cGGGCAGGACAGCGACGACGAAGTCATGACACGAAAG CACGAGGAAGATTTGGGAGGTGGATATGAGTTCCAGAAGAAGCGACAGATGATTCTAGAGAAGGCCCGCTTTGAGGCCCAGCTTGCGTTCCGCCAGTATGAATTGCACATGTCCGTCAAG CGACTGGATCAATCTCCCAATCCCTCCTCCAGCGCGCCGTTTGGACTGAAACCTCGCTCGG CCCCGTCTTCACTGCCCTGCTCGCCTCCTCCCTCCCCTTCCCGTCTCTCACAGGCCTCGCCCCTCCTCGGAGGTTTTCGCAGTAGCCGTGGCTATGGAGGCGTGCTGGACCGTG tTTTCCTAAGAAGCCACAAAAGTGTGGAGAGTGTCGACCCACAGTTCACTATGAGGAGGAAGATGGAGCAGCTGAGAGAAGAATTGGAGCTGACGGAAATACTCAGAGAA AGTATTGAGAGCCGCCTGAAAGTGGTTCTTCCCGACGACTTGGGCACCTCCCTGATGGATGGCGTCGTACTTTGCCATCTGGCCAATTACATTCGCCCTCGTTCCGTCGCAAGCATACATGTGCCATCGCCTGCCGTG CCCAAACTCAGTATGGCCAAGTGCCGACGGAATGTGGAGAACTTCTTGGATGCTTGTCGGAGGATTGGCGTGCCCGAG CGTTCTCTATGCTCCCCTTATGACATCACCCAACGCCGCCTGCCTTCGCTTTGCGTAACGGTTGAAACGTTGCTGGGCGGGAAGCGGACGGGGGGCACGCCAGCTCGGATAAAAAGCACCCCCGTCGCCGCTCCCCGGCCCCCGAATTCGGTCTCGGTGACCACTCAGACTCCGCCGCCCCAGACCTGGCACTGGTGGGACCTGATTGGCTGCAGCCTGGTTCACATCCTTTGCCTACTCCTCATGTTTGCCGTCTACTTGTGGAGCGAACTGACGTAA
- the lrch1 gene encoding leucine-rich repeat and calponin homology domain-containing protein 1 isoform X4, which translates to MEVPLAAQLAAPPPGHNLINGGPAPPNNRGLERALEEATISGSLNLSARKLKEFPRTAAGLDLSDTVEADLSKNRLSDVPSEVCHLVALETLNLYHNCIRSIPDTIISLHSLTALNLSRNQLSSLPACLCTLPLRVLNASNNKLVSLPESVGQLHRLMELDISCNELTTLPRHIGRLRELRELNVRRNLLCVLPEDLSDLPLVKLDFSCNKVSTIPLSYRKMTHLQVLRLENNPLQSPPAQICLKGKIHIFKYLCMEACRSDKMADALYLPVIERLSLTRVEDIEQQRKQDSDSGVGSDIGDKRLSATEPSDEDSLSLNVPMSHITEEDGLSKDDSSDHISSLTDPSSEPVRLIEESPTEALREQLVYQETAAPLTSYIKEHATATSDLDEPLRIDEDTHWNTEQQSEVSQECEVQLDMISQLKEAVELLQDPSRINLEQEDLCGVRLYPVEMVNVEESVNGQDSDDEVMTRKHEEDLGGGYEFQKKRQMILEKARFEAQLAFRQYELHMSVKRLDQSPNPSSSAPFGLKPRSAPSSLPCSPPPSPSRLSQASPLLGGFRSSRGYGGVLDRVFLRSHKSVESVDPQFTMRRKMEQLREELELTEILRESIESRLKVVLPDDLGTSLMDGVVLCHLANYIRPRSVASIHVPSPAVPKLSMAKCRRNVENFLDACRRIGVPEDKLCLPHHILEEKGLVKVSVMVQALLDHKPSRPGLNT; encoded by the exons ATGGAGGTGCCCCTCGCCGCCCAGCTTGCCGCACCGCCGCCCGGCCACAATCTCATCAACGGAGGGCCCGCTCCGCCCAACAACCGCGGCTTGGAGCGGGCGCTGGAGGAGGCGACCATCAGCGGATCGCTCAACCTCAGTGCCAGAAAACTCAAGGAGTTCCCGAGGACAGCCGCCGGACTCGATCTAAGCGACACGGTGGAGGCAG atcTGTCCAAGAACCGTCTGTCAGACGTCCCCTCTGAAGTTTGCCACTTGGTGGCTTTGGAGACCCTCAACCTGTACCACAACTGCATCAGGAGCATCCCAGACACAATCATCAGCCTGCACTCCCTCACCGCGCTCAACCTCAG TCGCAACCAGCTGAGTTCGCTTCCGGCCTGCCTGTGCACTCTGCCGCTCAGAGTCCTCAACGCCAGCAACAACAAACTAGTCAGTCTACCTGAGAGTGTTGGGCAACTGCACCGCCTCATGGAGTTG GACATCAGCTGCAACGAGCTGACAACTTTACCGCGACATATTGGACGACTGCGAGAACTACGGGAGCTCAATGTACGACGGAATCTGCTCTGTGTCCTTCCAGAAG ATCTGTCCGACCTTCCACTGGTCAAGTTGGATTTCTCATGCAACAAGGTGTCTACGATTCCTTTGAGTTACCGGAAAATGACGCATCTGCAGGTCTTGCGGCTAGAGAACAACCCTCTTCAAAGTCCCCCAGCACAG ATTTGTCTCAAGGGCAAAATTCACATCTTCAAGTATCTCTGCATGGAGGCGTGTCGCAGCGACAAGATGGCTGACGCTCTCTACCTGCCCGTTATTGAGCGTCTCAGTCTAACGCG AGTGGAGGATATCGAACAGCAGAGGAAGCAAGACAGCGACTCGGGAGTCGGCAGCGACATCGGAGACAAAAGGCTATCGGCAACAGAG CCATCGGACGAAGACAGTTTAAGTCTCAACGTGCCCATGAGCCACATCACAGAGGAGGACGGACTCAGTAAAGACGACTCCAGCGACCACATCAGCTCTCTGACGG ACCCAAGCTCGGAGCCGGTGCGGCTCATCGAAGAGAGCCCTACGGAAGCGCTGAGGGAGCAGCTGGTTTACCAAGAAACTGCCGCCCCCCTTACAAGCTACATCAAG GAGCATGCGACGGCCACGTCGGACTTAGACGAGCCGCTGAGGATCGACGAAGACACGCACTGGAACACAGAGCAGCA GTCAGAGGTATCACAAGAGTGTGAGGTGCAATTGGACATGATCAGCCAGCTGAAAGAAGCTGTGGAACTGCTTCAGGATCCCAGCAG AATCAACCTGGAGCAAGAGGATCTGTGTGGAGTGCGACTCTACCCTGTGGAGATGGTCAACGTGGAAGAGTCTGTCAA cGGGCAGGACAGCGACGACGAAGTCATGACACGAAAG CACGAGGAAGATTTGGGAGGTGGATATGAGTTCCAGAAGAAGCGACAGATGATTCTAGAGAAGGCCCGCTTTGAGGCCCAGCTTGCGTTCCGCCAGTATGAATTGCACATGTCCGTCAAG CGACTGGATCAATCTCCCAATCCCTCCTCCAGCGCGCCGTTTGGACTGAAACCTCGCTCGG CCCCGTCTTCACTGCCCTGCTCGCCTCCTCCCTCCCCTTCCCGTCTCTCACAGGCCTCGCCCCTCCTCGGAGGTTTTCGCAGTAGCCGTGGCTATGGAGGCGTGCTGGACCGTG tTTTCCTAAGAAGCCACAAAAGTGTGGAGAGTGTCGACCCACAGTTCACTATGAGGAGGAAGATGGAGCAGCTGAGAGAAGAATTGGAGCTGACGGAAATACTCAGAGAA AGTATTGAGAGCCGCCTGAAAGTGGTTCTTCCCGACGACTTGGGCACCTCCCTGATGGATGGCGTCGTACTTTGCCATCTGGCCAATTACATTCGCCCTCGTTCCGTCGCAAGCATACATGTGCCATCGCCTGCCGTG CCCAAACTCAGTATGGCCAAGTGCCGACGGAATGTGGAGAACTTCTTGGATGCTTGTCGGAGGATTGGCGTGCCCGAG GACAAGCTGTGTCTACCGCATCACATCTTGGAGGAAAAAGGCCTGGTAAAAGTCAGCGTAATGGTCCAGGCCTTACTAGACCACAAGCCCTCCAGACCAGGACTGAATACGTGA